A region of Longimicrobium sp. DNA encodes the following proteins:
- a CDS encoding Xaa-Pro dipeptidyl-peptidase, translated as MIQPRSRAAIALALTLACTATLAAQAPGTARTGPVFVNGMAQIVPAFADSSQWIRQNLWVETDFDSDRDGRNDRLHVDVTRPRQTETEGLKVPVVYGSSPYYAGVSRTFAFWDVRQELGQPSPARGAMSGPPHDPKRTRISNDLVRTWVPRGFAVVHSDAPGTGRSQGCVTIGDTPERTAMKFVVDWLNGRARGYTTAEGTQQVTATSWSTGKVGMIGTSYEGTLPLAAATTGVAGLEVVVPVSANTSYYHYYRSNGLVRSPGGYLGEDVDVLYDFVASGPTAMRATCDRIVKGGLFASGQDRASGDYNDFWASRELLPHVKNIRAAVLLAHGLNDFNVMPSHTVRIYEAMKANGLPVSMYLHQGGHGGDPPFEMVNRWFTHYLYGVDNGVQRDPPVWIVSSTAAGPRARMPAPVPFASFPVPGSAPVVLYPTDGGNGIAALALRPSRGLDSIVDDASVSGSASARAPRSAHRLLFATAPLADSLHISGTPRVTVRVAVDRPAANLSVWVVTLPYDATEIGAAGRAGVVTRGWADIQNHASLTRGGIYASTRRGEPLVPGRYYDLTFDLEPDDQVIPTGRQLGIMIMSTDPEFTLSPRAGTRLTVDLAGTSFTLPVVGGRAAFTRAGGVRRDP; from the coding sequence ATGATCCAACCACGCTCGCGCGCCGCCATCGCCCTCGCGCTCACGCTGGCCTGCACCGCGACGCTCGCCGCGCAGGCGCCGGGCACCGCGCGGACCGGGCCGGTCTTCGTGAACGGCATGGCACAGATCGTCCCAGCCTTCGCCGACTCCTCGCAGTGGATCCGGCAGAACCTCTGGGTGGAGACGGACTTCGACTCCGACCGCGACGGGCGCAACGACCGCCTGCACGTGGACGTGACGCGGCCGCGCCAGACGGAAACCGAGGGCCTCAAGGTGCCGGTCGTGTACGGGTCGAGCCCCTACTACGCCGGCGTATCGCGCACGTTCGCGTTCTGGGACGTGCGCCAGGAGCTCGGCCAGCCCTCGCCCGCGCGCGGCGCGATGTCCGGTCCGCCGCACGACCCCAAGCGCACGCGCATCTCCAACGACCTCGTGCGCACCTGGGTGCCGCGCGGCTTCGCGGTGGTGCATTCCGATGCGCCGGGCACCGGCCGCTCCCAGGGGTGCGTGACCATCGGCGACACGCCCGAGCGCACGGCGATGAAGTTCGTCGTCGACTGGCTGAACGGACGCGCGAGAGGCTACACGACCGCGGAGGGGACGCAGCAGGTGACGGCGACGTCGTGGTCCACCGGCAAGGTGGGGATGATCGGCACGTCGTACGAGGGCACCCTGCCGCTGGCCGCGGCCACGACGGGAGTCGCGGGGCTCGAAGTCGTCGTCCCGGTCTCGGCGAACACGTCGTACTACCACTACTACCGTTCGAACGGGCTGGTGCGCTCGCCGGGCGGGTATCTGGGCGAAGACGTGGACGTGCTCTACGACTTCGTCGCCAGCGGCCCGACCGCCATGCGCGCGACCTGCGACCGCATCGTAAAGGGCGGCCTCTTCGCCTCGGGGCAGGACCGCGCGAGCGGCGACTACAACGATTTCTGGGCCTCGCGCGAGCTGCTGCCGCACGTCAAGAACATCAGGGCGGCGGTGCTGCTGGCGCACGGGCTCAACGACTTCAACGTCATGCCGTCGCACACGGTGCGGATCTACGAGGCGATGAAGGCGAACGGCCTGCCCGTCTCCATGTACCTCCACCAGGGCGGCCACGGGGGCGATCCGCCGTTCGAGATGGTGAACCGCTGGTTCACGCACTACCTGTACGGCGTGGACAACGGCGTCCAGCGCGATCCGCCGGTGTGGATCGTCTCGAGCACCGCGGCCGGGCCGAGGGCGCGGATGCCCGCGCCTGTTCCCTTTGCGTCGTTCCCGGTGCCGGGCTCGGCGCCCGTCGTCCTCTATCCCACGGATGGCGGCAACGGCATCGCCGCCCTCGCCCTGCGGCCGTCGCGGGGACTCGACTCCATCGTCGACGACGCGTCCGTCAGCGGCAGCGCCAGTGCCCGCGCGCCGCGCTCGGCCCATCGCCTCCTCTTCGCCACGGCGCCGCTCGCCGATTCGCTGCACATCTCGGGAACGCCGCGCGTGACGGTGCGCGTCGCCGTGGACCGGCCCGCGGCCAATCTCAGCGTGTGGGTGGTGACGCTGCCCTACGACGCGACGGAGATCGGCGCCGCCGGCCGCGCGGGCGTGGTGACGCGCGGCTGGGCCGACATCCAGAACCATGCATCGCTCACGCGCGGCGGCATCTACGCATCCACGCGCCGCGGCGAGCCGCTCGTCCCGGGCCGGTACTACGACCTGACGTTCGACCTGGAGCCGGACGACCAGGTCATCCCCACGGGGCGGCAGTTGGGCATCATGATCATGTCCACCGACCCGGAATTCACCCTCTCGCCGCGGGCAGGCACGCGGCTGACCGTGGATCTCGCGGGGACGTCGTTCACGCTGCCGGTGGTGGGCGGCCGCGCGGCGTTCACGCGCGCGGGCGGCGTGCGGCGCGACCCCTGA
- a CDS encoding TetR/AcrR family transcriptional regulator — protein MPSTDSDRPLPYVQERSQDTVERLLAAAEELLAEGGAEAATLRAIAARARMSLGNVYRRFADKDAVLRAVYVRFFERAAESNREALRDGAWEGVSPEALTRAIVEGMARGYHEHRALLRALILYARTHEDPDFRRRAAALNDAVYDRLMELLAARGGALTPPRVRFAMRMAAATLQERIVFGGPTDDGLDVTAELSHALTLYLAAPALPAGS, from the coding sequence ATGCCATCCACCGATTCGGATCGTCCGCTGCCCTACGTTCAGGAGCGAAGCCAGGACACGGTCGAACGGCTGCTGGCCGCGGCCGAAGAGCTTCTCGCGGAGGGCGGCGCGGAGGCAGCCACTCTGCGCGCGATCGCGGCGCGCGCGCGGATGTCGCTCGGGAACGTGTACCGCCGCTTCGCGGACAAGGACGCGGTCCTACGCGCGGTGTACGTGCGCTTCTTCGAACGGGCGGCGGAGTCCAACCGCGAGGCGCTCCGCGACGGTGCGTGGGAGGGAGTCTCGCCCGAGGCGCTCACCCGCGCCATCGTGGAGGGGATGGCGAGGGGATACCACGAGCACCGCGCCCTCCTGCGGGCGCTCATCCTCTACGCGCGCACGCACGAGGACCCCGATTTCCGGCGCAGGGCCGCGGCGCTCAACGACGCCGTGTACGATCGCCTCATGGAGCTACTCGCCGCGCGCGGGGGGGCGCTCACACCGCCGCGCGTGCGCTTCGCCATGCGCATGGCCGCCGCGACGCTCCAGGAGAGGATCGTCTTCGGCGGCCCGACCGACGACGGCCTGGACGTCACCGCCGAGCTCTCCCACGCGCTGACCCTGTACCTGGCCGCGCCGGCACTCCCCGCCGGATCGTAG
- a CDS encoding aspartyl protease family protein — protein sequence MQAPPALQKPAHVIPFTLRHRHILLDASLNDRPATLILDSGSSVTTLDRRWSATLGLEERPLPGGASGVGNVDAALATVERLGIGSLAMPGETVALMPLGNVSDAHGMRIDGTVGFSLFERFVVEVDAAAREIRLYESAGFAYDGTGTVLSVHLDMRVPVVRASLRAHDDSAEQVRLVLDLGTGGFDVLLTAPFGDAHRRWWEGRGIERPLGSGAGGTTVGRVCTLESLELGSIEVRAPVVAVAREHAGFLGATWADGTIGAPVLGQGTIIFDYSRRRVIVEGASSARRGASFDASGLDLVSSGAGFERVIVRHVVADSPAAECGVRAGDEITALDGCAVCGADLDRVRGSLALAGETRHVAWRRGGAGFECELRLRVLL from the coding sequence ATGCAAGCTCCTCCCGCGCTTCAGAAGCCCGCGCACGTGATTCCCTTCACGCTCCGGCACCGCCACATCCTGCTGGATGCATCGCTGAACGACCGCCCGGCGACGCTGATCCTGGACAGCGGGTCGAGCGTGACCACTCTCGACCGGAGGTGGAGCGCCACGCTGGGGCTGGAGGAGCGCCCGCTGCCGGGCGGTGCCAGCGGGGTGGGCAACGTGGATGCGGCGCTCGCGACGGTGGAGCGTCTCGGGATCGGTTCGCTAGCGATGCCGGGTGAGACGGTGGCGCTGATGCCGCTCGGCAACGTGTCCGATGCGCACGGGATGCGGATCGACGGAACCGTGGGGTTCTCGCTTTTCGAGCGATTCGTGGTGGAGGTGGACGCTGCGGCCCGGGAGATCCGCCTTTACGAATCGGCCGGGTTCGCGTACGACGGGACCGGCACGGTGCTCTCCGTCCACCTGGACATGCGCGTGCCCGTGGTGCGCGCATCGCTGCGCGCTCACGACGACTCCGCGGAGCAGGTCCGGCTGGTGCTCGACCTGGGGACGGGCGGGTTCGACGTGCTGCTGACGGCGCCGTTCGGCGATGCGCATCGGCGGTGGTGGGAGGGGCGCGGCATCGAGCGGCCGCTGGGGAGCGGCGCCGGCGGTACGACGGTCGGGCGCGTGTGCACTCTCGAGAGCCTGGAGTTGGGCTCGATCGAGGTGCGCGCGCCGGTCGTCGCCGTAGCCCGCGAGCACGCGGGCTTCCTGGGCGCGACCTGGGCCGACGGCACCATCGGCGCGCCGGTTCTGGGGCAGGGGACGATCATCTTCGACTATTCGCGAAGGAGGGTGATCGTCGAAGGGGCGAGCTCCGCCAGGCGGGGCGCCTCGTTCGATGCCAGCGGGCTGGACTTGGTGTCGAGCGGAGCCGGGTTCGAGCGGGTCATCGTGCGCCACGTGGTCGCGGATTCTCCCGCGGCCGAGTGCGGTGTGCGCGCGGGTGACGAGATCACGGCGCTGGACGGATGCGCGGTGTGCGGTGCGGATCTGGACCGGGTCAGGGGATCGCTGGCGCTGGCCGGGGAGACGAGGCACGTCGCGTGGCGGAGGGGCGGGGCGGGTTTTGAGTGCGAGCTGAGACTTAGAGTTCTCCTATGA
- a CDS encoding BlaI/MecI/CopY family transcriptional regulator, with translation MSAPSQFDLGRRERQIMDVVFRLGRATGAEVHGALPDAPSYSAVRGMLRLLEEKGYLRHEQDGPRYVYLPTAAPGEVSQTALQHLLQTFFGNSRESAVAALLELPDQPLSEDEYHRLSRLLDEARDPAEDE, from the coding sequence ATGTCCGCTCCCTCGCAGTTCGATCTCGGGCGCCGCGAGCGCCAGATCATGGATGTGGTGTTCAGGCTGGGTAGGGCCACGGGGGCCGAGGTGCACGGGGCGCTCCCCGATGCGCCCAGCTACTCCGCGGTGCGCGGGATGCTGCGCCTGCTGGAAGAGAAGGGCTACCTGCGCCACGAGCAGGACGGCCCCCGCTACGTCTACCTCCCCACCGCCGCGCCTGGCGAGGTGAGCCAGACCGCGCTCCAGCACCTCCTGCAGACCTTCTTCGGCAACTCGCGCGAGTCGGCGGTGGCGGCGCTGCTGGAGCTGCCGGACCAGCCGCTTTCCGAAGACGAGTACCACCGGCTCTCACGCCTGCTGGACGAAGCCCGCGACCCCGCAGAGGACGAATGA
- a CDS encoding M56 family metallopeptidase, which translates to MNPPPISAAEALAVLGLLAKATLVVAVAGLAAACLVHRGASAATRHMVWALAIGAVLSLPVLTMLLPGWRVAVLTETEPIPASFSAPADPLSAGPVVADVAPEDAAPSTAAPAEVPAPIRVEWLLAGLYAAVALGLLARVAVGRWSVARLAKSATPLDSPEWRDMLRDLMWVAEVERPVRLLRSDLATMPMTWGTRHPIVLLPAAADGWSADRRRVVLLHELAHVARRDCLMQTLAALACAFYWVHPGVWYAARRMRAERELACDDRVLAAGTRARSYAAHLLEVARAFRPAGGASPVAVSMARPSQLEGRMLAVLDAVRSRRTPSRRTSAVAAGVALVVSGLMAAVHPAVAKVLPRMSAEAGQQEHVVERTVAARAGGRLDLVMEDEAGVEVVGWERETVFVHAEFTGARAREGRLDAVASAGGVRVTERRPGGAGRHDKLRIWVPRRFDVAVRSTGGGLSIREVEGRFTGTSGGDGLHLDRVRGTVDFATEGGGLMVARSRLDGEIRTRGAGALLDRVTGGLNVVSNGAAVVRGRIETGDGDDEASPAPNGQRVHVVSDPETEMELDCTAGTCTLTKEWKKPARARSGGNGFAYLTGTGEERRASVEALARNAPPETAAVALERLAFQETDPEVQREAAESLAGLPGEAGLQGLLKIARAHPGEEARREAAEGLGMLACDEAIAALRRMVAYDRDPTVQGEAVEALAGILGRDDVSSTARGVVRAALREIARTHPVPSVRARARAETGDAPREMSQAVPATGERVPLAPGARELALRNAAGASGADAAAIRRLRPALDRAATSPVDLVQDRATWALTQVRGGELIRPLVSALGDADWRVRAYAAWALGVAGERRAVDALAGALRDPNWRVRANAASSLAQVPDARAVTALGSVLGDPAWQVRAGAVDALAALGDARAIAMLEPLLRDPHMAVRGAAEPAIAHLRSSRARG; encoded by the coding sequence ATGAACCCGCCTCCCATCTCCGCCGCCGAAGCGCTCGCCGTGCTCGGCCTGCTGGCCAAGGCCACGCTCGTGGTGGCCGTCGCCGGGCTGGCGGCCGCCTGCCTGGTGCACCGCGGCGCATCGGCCGCCACGCGCCACATGGTCTGGGCGCTCGCCATCGGCGCCGTGCTGTCGCTGCCGGTGCTCACGATGCTCCTGCCGGGGTGGCGGGTGGCCGTGCTGACCGAGACGGAGCCGATCCCCGCCTCGTTCTCCGCTCCCGCCGATCCGCTGTCGGCGGGGCCGGTGGTGGCGGATGTGGCGCCGGAGGATGCCGCTCCCTCCACCGCGGCGCCGGCGGAGGTGCCCGCGCCCATCCGCGTGGAGTGGCTGCTGGCCGGGCTGTACGCGGCGGTCGCGCTGGGGCTGCTGGCGAGGGTGGCGGTGGGGCGGTGGAGCGTGGCGCGCCTGGCGAAGAGCGCGACTCCGCTGGACTCGCCCGAGTGGCGGGACATGCTGCGCGACCTGATGTGGGTGGCGGAGGTCGAGCGCCCCGTGCGCCTGCTGCGTAGCGACCTCGCCACGATGCCGATGACGTGGGGGACGCGGCACCCGATCGTGCTCCTTCCCGCGGCGGCGGACGGATGGTCGGCCGACCGGCGGCGCGTGGTGCTGTTGCACGAGCTCGCCCACGTGGCGCGGCGCGACTGCCTGATGCAGACACTGGCGGCGCTGGCGTGCGCCTTCTACTGGGTGCATCCGGGCGTGTGGTACGCGGCGCGACGGATGCGCGCCGAGCGCGAGCTGGCGTGCGACGATCGCGTGCTTGCGGCCGGCACCCGCGCGCGCAGCTACGCCGCGCACCTGCTGGAGGTCGCGCGCGCCTTTCGCCCGGCCGGCGGAGCGTCGCCGGTGGCGGTGAGCATGGCGCGCCCGTCGCAGCTCGAAGGGCGTATGCTGGCGGTGCTCGACGCCGTGCGCAGCCGCCGCACTCCGTCGCGGCGGACGAGCGCCGTGGCGGCCGGGGTCGCGCTCGTCGTCTCCGGGCTGATGGCGGCGGTGCATCCGGCGGTTGCCAAGGTGCTGCCCCGGATGTCGGCCGAGGCCGGTCAGCAGGAGCACGTGGTGGAGCGCACCGTCGCGGCACGGGCGGGCGGGCGGCTGGATCTGGTGATGGAGGATGAGGCCGGCGTCGAGGTGGTCGGGTGGGAGCGCGAAACCGTCTTCGTGCACGCCGAGTTCACCGGCGCGCGCGCGCGCGAGGGGCGGTTGGATGCCGTCGCGTCCGCGGGCGGGGTGCGCGTGACGGAGCGGCGCCCCGGTGGGGCCGGGCGCCACGACAAGCTGCGCATCTGGGTGCCGCGGCGCTTCGACGTGGCGGTGCGCTCCACGGGCGGCGGGCTGTCGATCCGCGAGGTGGAGGGCCGCTTCACCGGGACCTCCGGCGGCGACGGGCTGCACCTGGACCGGGTGCGCGGCACGGTGGACTTCGCCACCGAGGGCGGCGGGCTGATGGTCGCGCGGTCGCGGCTGGACGGCGAGATCCGCACTCGCGGCGCGGGCGCGCTTCTGGACCGCGTGACCGGTGGGCTGAACGTCGTGAGCAACGGCGCCGCCGTGGTGCGCGGACGCATCGAGACCGGTGACGGCGATGACGAAGCGAGCCCCGCGCCGAACGGGCAGCGCGTGCACGTGGTCTCCGATCCGGAAACGGAGATGGAGCTGGACTGCACCGCCGGGACCTGCACGTTGACCAAGGAGTGGAAGAAGCCCGCGCGCGCCCGCTCCGGCGGCAACGGCTTCGCCTACCTCACCGGCACCGGTGAGGAGCGGCGCGCGTCGGTCGAGGCGCTCGCCCGCAACGCGCCCCCCGAAACCGCCGCAGTGGCGCTGGAGCGGCTCGCCTTCCAGGAGACGGACCCCGAGGTGCAGCGCGAGGCCGCCGAGTCGCTCGCGGGGTTGCCGGGCGAGGCGGGGTTGCAGGGGCTGCTCAAGATCGCCCGCGCGCATCCCGGCGAGGAGGCGCGCCGCGAGGCCGCGGAAGGGCTGGGGATGCTCGCCTGCGACGAAGCCATCGCTGCGTTGCGCCGGATGGTGGCGTACGATCGCGATCCCACCGTGCAGGGCGAGGCGGTGGAGGCGCTGGCCGGCATCCTGGGGCGCGACGACGTCTCCAGCACGGCGCGCGGTGTGGTACGCGCCGCCCTCCGCGAGATCGCGCGCACGCACCCCGTGCCCAGCGTGCGCGCCCGGGCGCGCGCCGAGACGGGCGACGCGCCGCGCGAGATGTCGCAGGCAGTGCCCGCGACCGGGGAGCGGGTTCCGCTGGCGCCCGGCGCGCGCGAGCTGGCGCTGCGCAACGCTGCGGGCGCGTCGGGTGCGGATGCGGCCGCCATCCGCCGCCTGCGCCCCGCGCTCGACCGCGCAGCCACGAGCCCGGTGGACCTGGTGCAGGACCGCGCCACCTGGGCGCTCACGCAGGTGCGCGGCGGCGAGCTCATCCGCCCGCTCGTGAGCGCGCTGGGCGACGCGGACTGGCGGGTGCGCGCCTACGCCGCCTGGGCGCTGGGCGTCGCGGGGGAGCGCAGGGCGGTGGATGCGCTCGCCGGCGCCCTGCGCGACCCGAACTGGCGGGTGCGCGCCAACGCCGCTTCGTCGCTGGCGCAGGTGCCGGACGCACGCGCGGTGACGGCGCTCGGCTCCGTGCTGGGCGACCCCGCCTGGCAGGTACGCGCCGGCGCCGTCGACGCCCTCGCCGCCCTCGGCGACGCGCGCGCCATCGCGATGCTGGAGCCGCTGCTGCGCGATCCGCACATGGCCGTCCGCGGCGCCGCGGAACCCGCCATCGCCCACCTTCGAAGCTCACGGGCGCGCGGGTAG